The Eriocheir sinensis breed Jianghai 21 chromosome 4, ASM2467909v1, whole genome shotgun sequence genome has a segment encoding these proteins:
- the LOC126981189 gene encoding diphthine methyltransferase-like — MSHQVKTLFSWDTDFSADSAEFCPVEPHQDILAVGTYQLADPDCPEGADASSLPKKRLGRLYLKHLKDKSLVLVQQIDMPAILDLKWCCHAVQGYILLAVANAIGQILVYRLEVSNELVPQLIFLCQLDTDETDSLALSLDWSTRKNHSDTPLITVSDSKGKISVIQFVNQELRLQQKFLAHEYEAWIASFSYWNESILYTGGDDGKFRSFDTREDPARPVFTNRSQHSAGVTSIHASTKSEFTVATGSYDEYVCLWDTRRTKSPVCDLGLGGGVWRLKWEPGPETLLLAACMHNGCHVVDTSDSTLQNVASFTGHQSLAYGADWWWPASSGPNRVVASASFYDHLLCLWEFSLN, encoded by the coding sequence ATGAGCCACCAGGTGAAGACACTGTTCTCTTGGGACACAGACTTCAGTGCAGATTCAGCAGAATTTTGTCCTGTTGAACCTCACCAAGACATCCTGGCTGTGGGCACATACCAGCTGGCTGACCCTGACTGTCCTGAGGGAGCTGATGCCTCCAGCCTGCCTAAGAAGAGGCTTGGAAGACTTTACCTGAAGCACCTCAAAGACAAGTCATTGGTCCTGGTGCAGCAGATTGATATGCCAGCAATCCTTGATCTTAAATGGTGCTGCCACGCTGTGCAAGGGTACATCCTGCTGGCTGTTGCTAATGCCATTGGCCAGATATTAGTGTACAGGCTAGAGGTCAGTAATGAACTTGTCCCACAGTTGATATTTTTGTGCCAGCTTGATACTGATGAGACAGACTCTCTAGCTCTCTCCCTTGACTGGTCCACTCGGAAAAATCACAGTGACACTCCTTTGATTACTGTTAGTGACTCAAAAGGCAAAATATCTGTGATTCAGTTTGTCAACCAGGAACTGAGGCTGCAACAAAAGTTTCTAGCACATGAATATGAAGCCTGGATAGCCAGCTTCAGCTACTGGAATGAGAGCATCCTCTACACTGGGGGGGACGACGGGAAGTTCCGGTCCTTTGACACGAGGGAGGACCCAGCAAGACCAGTGTTCACCAACAGAAGCCAGCACAGCGCCGGCGTGACAAGCATCCACGCCAGCACCAAGTCAGAGTTCACGGTGGCCACTGGCAGCTACGACGAGTATGTGTGTCTCTGGGATACGCGAAGGACTAAATCCCCCGTGTGTGACCTAGGACTGGGTGGCGGTGTGTGGCGCCTCAAGTGGGAGCCAGGCCCTGAGACACTCCTCTTGGCTGCCTGCATGCACAATGGCTGCCATGTTGTGGACACTTCTGACTCAACACTCCAGAATGTGGCTTCCTTCACTGGCCACCAGAGTCTGGCGTATGGTGCTGACTGGTGGTGGCCGGCCTCAAGCGGCCCCAACAGAGTGGTGGCATCAGCATCTTTCTATGACCATTTGTTATGTCTCTGGGAGTTCTCATTAAATTAA
- the LOC126981177 gene encoding G2/mitotic-specific cyclin-B3-like: MTTRAGTRGLSARSQNKMIMNENLARPPLPGRATSSTTAGVLQGISLKRKAEAAPDGTKAPKKRSALGEITNAIEKKLNDGKKGDTKKVPKLKHSRSTISLIKAAGGKGSTIKEAVQLSSIKATGEQLPQIIEVQATQKKVGEESESRIKDLLGKDVSFCDSLPSSQSTLAASSQESKTSVMDDSALYITASEGSPLQPAVVKKIPQIQEEEPVKEVLPEGVDDYDLEMKDDPTAVANYASDIFKYYQEREKNFVIEKYIERQPDVMKSMRRILVNWMVEVQESFELNHETLYLGVKILDLYLTRIIIKRDTLQLVGSTALFIACKFDERTPPYVDDFLYICDGAYDRKELLAMEIKILKAIGFDLGVPLSYRFLRRYARCAKVGMEDLTFTRYILELSLMEYNLIDASDSALAAAALLLSRCIKGHLPLWSPTLEYYSGYKQEDIYDLAQYLHNMMCQPPNEDLSTIRNKYSHKVFYEVAKIPIPDKLPL, translated from the exons ATGACCACCCGAGCAGGCACACGCGGGCTGTCCGCCAGATCGCAAAACAAAATGATCATGAACGAAAACCTCGCTCGCCCGCCCCTGCCCGGCCgcgccacctcctccaccaccgccggtGTGCTGCAGGGGATCTCGCTCAAGCGCAAGGCAGAGGCAGCTCCCGATGGCACCAAGGCCCCCAAGAAACGCTCGGCACTCGGGGAGATCACCAAT GCCATTGAGAAAAAGCTGAATGATGGCAAGAAGGGGGACACCAAGAAGGTGCCCAAGCTGAAACACTCCCGGTCGACAATTTCCCTCATCAAGGCGGCAGGAGGTAAGGGCAGCACCATCAAGGAGGCCGTTCAGCTGTCCTCCATCAAGGCCACCGGGGAACAGCTGCCACAGATCATTGAGGTGCAGGCCACGCAGAAGAAGGTCGGCGAGGAGAGTGAGTCACGTATCAAGGACCTACTCGGCAAGGATGTCTCGTTCTGCGACTCGCTGCCGAGCTCTCAGAGTACCTTGGCGGCCTCGTCCCAGGAGTCCAAGACCAGCGTTATGGATGACTCTGCTCTCTACATCACTGCCTCGGAGGGAAG TCCCCTGCAGCCTGCGGTGGTCAAGAAAATACCACAAATACAAGAGGAGGAGCCAGTAAAGGAGGTGCTGCCTGAAGGAGTGGATGACTATGACCTTGAGATGAAGGATGACCCGACAGCTGTGGCCAACTATGCCTCTGACATCTTCAAGTACTACCAGGAGAGGGAG AAAAACTTTGTGATTGAGAAGTACATCGAGAGGCAGCCGGACGTGATGAAGAGCATGCGACGGATCCTGGTGAACTGGATGGTAGAGGTGCAG GAGTCGTTTGAGCTGAACCACGAGACTCTGTACCTGGGTGTGAAGATCCTTGACCTGTACCTGACCCGTATTATCATCAAGCGCGACACCCTCCAGCTGGTCGGCTCCACGGCTCTCTTCATCGCTTGTAAATTTGat GAACGGACACCTCCCTACGTTGATGACTTCCTCTATATCTGTGACGGTGCCTATGACCGCAAGGAGCTGCTGGCCATGGAGATCAAGATACTCAAGGCCATCGGCTTCGACCTTGGAGTCCCTCTCTCGTACAGATTTCTTCGCCGATACGCAAGG TGCGCCAAGGTGGGCATGGAGGACCTGACCTTCACCCGCTACATCCTGGAGCTGAGCCTCATGGAGTACAACCTCATAGATGCCTCAGACTCGGCCCTGGCTGCTGCTGCCCTGCTGCTCTCACGCTGCATCAAGGGTCACCTGCCCTTGTGGAGTCCCACTTTGGAGTACTACTCAG GCTACAAGCAGGAGGACATCTACGACCTGGCTCAGTACCTGCACAACATGATGTGTCAGCCCCCCAACGAGGACCTCAGCACCATCCGCAACAAGTACTCCCACAA AGTGTTTTATGAAGTGGCCAAAATTCCCATCCCAGATAAATTACCACTCTAA
- the LOC126981200 gene encoding 26S proteasome regulatory subunit 4, giving the protein MGQSQSSGSGGSGQGGDDKKDKKKKYEPPVPTRVGKKKRKMKGPDAANKLPLVTPHTRCRLKMLKLERIKDYLLMEEEFIRNQETLRPQEEKQEEERSKVDDLRGTPMSVGTLEEIIDDNHAIVSTSVGSEHYVSILSFVDKDQLEPGCSVLLNHKVHAVVGVLSDDTDPMVTVMKLEKAPQETYADIGGLDTQIQEIKESVELPLTHPEYYEEMGIKPPKGVILYGQPGTGKTLLAKAVANQTSATFLRVVGSELIQKYLGDGPKLVRELFRVAEEHAPSIVFIDEIDAIGTKRYDSNSGGEREIQRTMLELLNQLDGFDSRGDVKVIMATNRIETLDPALIRPGRIDRKIEFPLPDEKTKRRIFQIHTSRMTLSDDVNLDELIMAKDDLSGADIKAICTEAGLMALRERRMKVTSEDFKKSKENVLYRKKEGTPEGLYL; this is encoded by the exons ATG GGCCAGAGTCAGAGCAGTGGGTCGGGGGGCTCGGGCCAGGGTGGGGACGAcaagaaggacaaaaaaaagaaatatgagccGCCAGTCCCCACACGCGtcggcaagaagaagaggaagatgaagggccCAGATGCCGCCAACAAGCTTCCTTTGG TGACGCCACACACTCGCTGCCGCCTCAAGATGCTGAAGCTGGAGCGCATCAAGGACTACCTACTCATGGAGGAGGAGTTTATCCGTAACCAGGAGACTCTGAGGCcgcaagaggagaagcaggag GAGGAGCGCAGCAAAGTGGACGACCTGCGTGGGACTCCAATGAGCGTCGGCACCCTGGAGGAGATCATCGACGACAACCACGCCATCGTCTCCACCAGCGTCGGCTCGGAGCACTAcgtctccatcctctccttcgtCGACAAGGACCAGCTCGAGCCTGGCTGTTCCGTCCTCCTCAATCATAAG GTCCATGCGGTGGTGGGGGTGCTGAGTGAtgacacagaccccatggtgaCGGTGATGAAGCTGGAGAAGGCGCCGCAGGAGACTTACGCCGACATCGGAG gtCTCGACACTCAAATTCAGGAGATCAAGGAGTCGGTGGAGCTGCCCCTGACACACCCCGAGTACTACGAGGAGATGGGCATCAAGCCTCCCAAGGGTGTCATCCTGTATGGCCAGCCCGGCACTGGCAAGACCCTGCTGGCCAAGGCGGTGGCCAACCAGACCAGTGCAACCTTCCTCAGGGTGGTGGGCTCGGAGCTTATACAGAAGTACCTG ggcGATGGACCCAAGTTGGTGCGTGAGCTGTTCCGTGTGGCCGAAGAACACGCCCCCAGTATTGTCTTCATTGACGAGATCGACGCCATCGGCACCAAGCGTTACGACTCAAACTCAGGCGGCGAGAGGGAGATCCAACGTACCATGTTGGAGCTCCTCAACCAGCTGGATGGCTTCGACTCGCGCGGTGATGTCAAG GTGATCATGGCAACCAACAGGATCGAAACCCTTGACCCAGCGCTGATCCGGCCGGGGAGGATCGACCGCAAGATTGAGTTCCCGCTGCCGGACGAGAAGACCAAGCGGCGCATCTTCCAAATCCACACCTCGAGGATGACCTTATCTGATGATGTCAACCTCGACGAGCTCATCATGGCCAAGGACGACCTCTCGGGGGCAGACATCAAG GCCATCTGCACCGAGGCTGGGCTGATGGCACTAAGGGAGCGGCGAATGAAGGTCACCAGCGAGGATTTCAAGAAGTCCAAGGAGAACGTGCTGtacaggaagaaggaggggacGCCCGAGGGGCTTTACCTGTAA
- the LOC126981207 gene encoding serine/threonine-protein phosphatase 4 catalytic subunit — translation MGDCSDLDRQIEQLRRCEVIKEAEVKALCAKAREILVEESNVQRVDSPVTVCGDIHGQFYDLKELFKVGGDVPDTNYLFMGDFVDRGFYSVETFLLLLALKVRYPDRITLIRGNHESRQITQVYGFYDECLRKYGSITVWRYCTEIFDYLSLSAIIDGKIFCVHGGLSPSIQTLDQIRTIDRKQEVPHDGPMCDLLWSDPEDTQGWGVSPRGAGYLFGSDVVAQFNDTNGIDMICRAHQLVMEGYKWHFNNTVLTVWSAPNYCYRCGNVAAILELDENLKREFTIFEAAPQESRGIPAKKPQADYFL, via the exons ATGGGGGACTGCAGTGACCTTGACCGCCAGATTGAGCAGCTGCGGCGGTGTGAGGTGATCAAGGAGGCGGAGGTGAAGGCACTGTGTGCCAAGGCGCGGGAGATCCTGGTGGAGGAGAGCAATGTGCAGCGCGTCGACTCTCCCGTCACG GTGTGCGGGGACATCCACGGACAGTTCTATGACCTGAAGGAGCTGTTCAAGGTGGGCGGTGACGTGCCTGACACCAACTACCTCTTCATGGGCGACTTCGTGGACCGAGGCTTCTACAGCGTGGAGACCTTCCTACTCCTGCTGGCACTCAAG gTGCGGTACCCTGACAGGATAACACTCATTCGAGGCAACCATGAGTCTCGGCAGATCACACAGGTGTATGGCTTCTACGACGAGTGCCTCAGGAAGTACGGGTCCATCACAGTCTGGCGGTACTGCACGGAGATCTTTGACTACCTCTCCCTCTCGGCCATCATCGACGGGAAGATATTCTGCGTGCACGGTGGCCTCTCCCCGAGCATTCAGACCCTCGACCAGATCCGCACGATAGACAGGAAGCAGGAGGTGCCGCATGATGGCCCTATGTGTGACTTGCTGTGGTCAGACCCGGAAG ACACACAAGGGTGGGGTGTGAGTCCGAGGGGGGCCGGCTACCTCTTCGGCTCTGATGTGGTGGCCCAGTTCAACGACACCAACGGCATCGACATGATCTGCCGCGCCCACCAGCTGGTCATGGAGGGCTACAAGTGGCACTTCAACAACACCGTGCTCACCGTCTGGTCCGCACCTAACTACTGCTATAG atGTGGCAACGTAGCGGCAATCCTGGAACTTGACGAAAACCTCAAGCGTGAATTCACCATCTTCGAGGCCGCGCCACAGGAAAGTCGAGGCATCCCCGCGAAGAAGCCTCAAGCGGACTACTTCCTCTAG
- the LOC126981214 gene encoding golgin-45-like produces the protein MKSTSTNRYPVPGVTLHRVTAVPRSQGDGEEQAPPSTQASAETTPKTLTQPSPKPSKVPKVQWVDERAAMKDKKEREKPSPIPTTQDKVSTLGESEPVENNLPEIMEIASKLTKVSIMSSPDSQLLNTAPKDFNMKKMILLHPKSVPSSLTHTGSSRSRLPAAGRSNGKKDPRFVPYEPYKGCVKPILLRKKKKMSRSSPGRRRSSERATEGKGEGKGGEQDANEGSQVMDEDAELKNAEKLSILVRDFEGERASWEEKVSSLTMERKSLEEQMAQLKKDKTNLEGQLSVQSQVNTELKRLLVASVGEEVQGRVQCLTEDKARMAGMIRRYSEKVDRDYEEKERIGIQCDVWRSKFLASSMMVDELVGMRVALAHKLEEAEEALKVLLAEHDLARQSTLNMYRMNKQLREAFDPLAAQSGGLPPLPSADLVTLAVEGSVLAETVRDRLLGELGRSVGCSLSLDGLETHTPGQKIARQLLHQLEGSQTCGGVGGDGEGECSTVCPGRPALLHRFHPNTRYEHLTVNCCAHCNGEIKVV, from the exons ATGAAGTCAACCAGCACTAACAGATACCCAGTCCCAG GCGTGACCTTGCATCGGGTCACAGCAGTTCCAAGGTCACAAGGCGATGGAGAGGAGCAGGCACCACCAAGCACACAGGCCTCTGCCGAGACAACCCCAAAGACCTTGACGCAGCCATCTCCAAAGCCATCCAAGGTGCCAAAAGTGCAGTGGGTGGACGAGAGAGCAGCGATGAAggacaagaaggagagagagaagccttCCCCGATTCCGACAACACAAGACAAAGTTTCTACCCTAGGGGAGAGCGAGCCCGTGGAAAACAACCTGCCGGAGATCATGGAAATAGCCAGCAAGCTCACCAAAGTCTCCATCATGTCCTCCCCCGACTCCCAGCTTCTCAACACTGCCCCGAAGGACTTCAACATGAAGAAGATGATCCTCCTCCATCCTAAGTccgtcccttcctcactcactcacaccggcagtagtagaagtaggttGCCAGCTGCCGGACGGTCGAATGGTAAAAAGGACCCCAGATTTGTCCCTTACGAGCCTTACAAAGGATGCGTCAAGCCTATTCtgctgaggaagaagaagaagatgagcagGAGCAGCCCGGGGAGACGCAGAAGCAGCGAGAGGgcgacggaagggaagggagaagggaagggtggggagcaGGATGCGAATGAAGGAAGTCAGGTGATGGATGAGGATGCCGAGTTGAAGAATGCCGAGAAG CTGAGTATCCTGGTGAGGGACTTTGAGGGGGAGCGCGCCTCATGGGAGGAGAAAGTTTCCTCCCTCACCATGGAGAGAAAGAGCCTGGAGGAGCAGATGGCCCAACTGAAGAAGGACAAGACCAACCTGGAGGGTCAACTCAGCGTGCAGTCACag GTCAACACGGAGCTCAAGAGGCTGCTGGTGGCGTCCGTGGGGGAGGAGGTGCAGGGGCGGGTGCAGTGCCTGACGGAGGACAAGGCGCGCATGGCCGGGATGATCCGGCGCTACTCGGAGAAGGTGGATCGCGACTATGAGGAGAAGGAGCGGATCGGCATACAGTGTGACGTGTGGAGGTCAAAGTTCCTCGCCAgcag TATGATGGTGGACGAGCTGGTGGGGATGCGTGTGGCCCTGGCTCACAagctggaggaggcggaggaggcccTGAAGGTGCTGCTGGCGGAACATGACCTGGCACGGCAGAGCACCCTAAACATGTACAG GATGAACAAGCAACTCCGTGAGGCCTTTGACCCTCTAGCAGCCCAGAGTGGaggccttccccccctcccctcggcCGACCTGGTGACCCTGGCGGTGGAGGGAAGCGTGCTGGCAGAGACCGTGCGGGACCGTCTGTTGGGGGAGCTTGGGCGGTCGGTCGGGTGTAGCCTCTCCCTGGACGGCCTGGAGACGCACACACCCGGACAGAAGATTgccagacag tTGTTACACCAGCTGGAGGGGTCGCAGACGTGTGGCGGTGTTGGCGGGGACGGTGAGGGCGAGTGCAGCACCGTGTGTCCTGGCCGGCCCGCCCTCCTGCACCGCTTCCACCCCAACACACGCTACGAACACCTCACCGTCAACTGCTGTGCCCACTGCAATGGGGAGATCAAGGTGGTgtga